Proteins encoded within one genomic window of Oncorhynchus masou masou isolate Uvic2021 chromosome 1, UVic_Omas_1.1, whole genome shotgun sequence:
- the LOC135550731 gene encoding cytochrome P450 1A1 → MVLMILPIIGSVSVSEGLVAIVTLCLVYMLMKYKHTEIPEGLKRLPGPKPLPIIGNVLEVHNNPHLSLTAMSERYGSVFQIQIGMRPVVVLSGNETVRQALIKQGEDFAGRPDLYSFKFINDGKSLAFSTDKAGVWRARRKLAMSALRSFANLEGSTPEYSCALEEHVCKEGEYLVKQLTSVMDVSGSFDPFRHIVVSVANVICGMCFGRRYSHDDQELLGLVNMSDEFGQVVGSGNPADFIPILRYLPNCTMKRFMDINDRFNTFVQKIVSEHYESYDKDNIRDITDSLIDHCEDRKLDENANIQVSDEKIVGIVNDLFGAGFDTISTALSWAVVYLVAYPEIQERLHQELKEKVGMIRTPRLSDKINLPLLEAFILEIFRHSSFLPFTIPHCTIKDTSLNGYFIPKDTCVFINQWQVNHDPELWKEPSSFNPDRFLSADGTELNKLEGEKVLVFGMGKRRCIGEAIGRNEVYLFLAILLQRLRFQEKPGHPLDMTPEYGLTMKHKRCQLKASLRPWGQEE, encoded by the exons ATGGTTCTGATGATACTACCCATTATCGGCTCAGTTTCTGTGTCTGAGGGGCTGGTGGCCATAGTAACACTATGCCTGGTGTACATGCTCATGAAGTACAAGCACACAGAGATCCCAGAGGGACTAAAACGGCTCCCAGGACCAAAGCCTCTGCCCATCATCGGGAATGTGCTGGAGGTGCACAATAACCCTCACCTCAGCCTGACTGCCATGAGCGAGCGCTACGGCTCAGTCTTCCAGATCCAAATAGGGATGCGGCCTGTGGTTGTTCTGAGTGGCAATGAGACAGTCCGCCAGGCTCTTATCAAGCAAGGGGAAGACTTCGCCGGGAGGCCGGATCTATACAGCTTCAAATTCATCAACGACGGCAAGAGCTTGGCCTTCAGCACCGACAAGGCTGGGGTGTGGCGCGCCCGCCGCAAGCTAGCTATGAGCGCCCTCCGCTCTTTCGCCAACCTGGAGGGATCGACCCCAGAGTACTCCTGTGCCCTGGAGGAGCATGTCTGCAAGGAGGGAGAGTACTTGGTAAAACAGCTGACCTCTGTCATGGATGTCAGTGGCAGCTTTGACCCCTTCCGCCATATTGTTGTATCGGTGGCCAACGTCATCTGTGGAATGTGCTTCGGCCGGCGCTACAGCCATGATGACCAGGAGCTGTTGGGCTTGGTGAACATGAGTGATGAGTTTGGGCAGGTGGTGGGCAGCGGCAACCCTGCAGACTTCATTCCCATCCTTCGTTACCTGCCCAACTGCACCATGAAGAGGTTTATGGATATCAATGACCGTTTCAACACCTTTGTGCAGAAGATTGTCAGTGAGCACTATGAAAGCTATGACAAG GACAACATTCGTGACATCACTGACTCCCTCATTGACCACTGTGAGGACAGGAAACTAGATGAGAACGCCAACATCCAGGTTTCTGATGAGAAGATTGTGGGCATTGTCAATGATCTGTTTGGGGCAG GTTTTGACACCATCAGCACAGCTCTGTCATGGGCTGTTGTGTACCTTGTGGCTTATCCAGAGATCCAGGAAAGACTGCATCAGGAACTGA AGGAAAAGGTGGGAATGATTCGTACTCCCCGTCTCTCAGACAAAATTAACTTACCTCTGCTGGAAGCCTTCATCCTGGAGATCTTCCGACACTCTTCCTTCCTGCCGTTCACCATCCCACACTG CACGATCAAGGATACATCGCTCAATGGCTACTTCATTCCCAAGGACACCTGTGTCTTCATCAACCAGTGGCAGGTCAACCATGACCC GGAGCTGTGGAAGGAGCCTTCTTCATTCAACCCTGACCGTTTCCTGAGTGCTGATGGGACAGAACTCAACAAGCTGGAGGGGGAGAAGGTGCTCGTATTCGGCATGGGCAAGCGCCGCTGCATCGGTGAGGCCATCGGACGCAACGAGGTCTACCTCTTCCTGGCCATCCTGCTCCAAAGGCTGCGCTTCCAGGAGAAACCTGGGCACCCGCTGGATATGACCCCAGAGTACGGCCTCACCATGAAGCACAAGCGCTGTCAGCTGAAGGCTAGCCTGCGGCCATGGGGGCAGGAGGAGTGA